In a single window of the Terriglobales bacterium genome:
- a CDS encoding prohibitin family protein, producing the protein MATYGFEKDRVVTVGGGVFRGIGVLIAAFLFVVLMIASVAKVPAGHVGVLTLFGRVTGEALPEGMHFVNPFKVNTVMSVRTQELKESAAVPSSEGLVMNLDTSLLFRIQPDKAAHLYQTVGPNYIGVVIEPTLRAAIREATASHTANALYTGEREKVGQEIFGALSRELVKRGIEVESVFLRDIQLPAALKHSIELKQQAEQESLAMSFRLQKEKQEADRKRIEAEGIRDFQRTVSQGISPELLTWKGIEAT; encoded by the coding sequence ATGGCGACCTACGGCTTTGAAAAAGATCGAGTGGTGACGGTGGGCGGCGGAGTATTCCGCGGGATCGGCGTGCTCATCGCGGCGTTCCTGTTCGTGGTGCTCATGATCGCGTCGGTGGCGAAGGTGCCGGCCGGGCACGTCGGCGTGCTCACGCTGTTCGGCCGCGTCACCGGCGAGGCGCTGCCCGAGGGCATGCACTTCGTGAACCCCTTCAAGGTGAACACCGTGATGTCGGTCCGGACGCAGGAGTTGAAGGAGTCGGCGGCGGTGCCCTCGAGCGAGGGGCTGGTGATGAACCTGGACACCTCGCTGCTGTTCCGCATCCAGCCGGACAAGGCGGCGCACCTCTACCAGACGGTGGGTCCGAACTACATCGGAGTGGTGATCGAGCCGACGCTGCGCGCCGCCATCCGGGAGGCGACCGCGTCGCACACCGCGAACGCGCTCTACACCGGCGAGCGCGAGAAGGTCGGGCAGGAGATCTTCGGCGCACTCTCGCGCGAGCTGGTGAAGCGCGGCATCGAGGTGGAGAGCGTGTTCCTCAGGGACATCCAGCTGCCGGCGGCGCTGAAGCACTCCATCGAGCTCAAGCAGCAGGCGGAGCAGGAGTCGCTCGCGATGAGCTTCCGGCTGCAGAAAGAGAAGCAGGAGGCCGACCGCAAGCGCATCGAGGCGGAGGGCATCCGCGACTTCCAGCGCACGGTGAGCCAGGGCATCTCGCCCGAGCTGCTGACGTGGAAGGGCATCGAGGCCACCGA
- a CDS encoding alkaline phosphatase family protein, with the protein MRSTLCSLLVVLCAMFSEATVPRVPRVYVVVLENTSYGSVVGSSSMPYLNLLANQYGLAVKYYGNTHPSIGNYFMLTTGQILTNNDYTTNTYDVNNVVRRLLTAGRTWKVYAESLPYTGYVGGDKYPYIKHHNPFVYFTDVRNSSVQRNNVVPFTQFPTDRKNAALPNYSFIVPNNQHNMHDCPPGTSSCTLAQKAKAADDWLKANLAPLVNSSAFQQGGDILIITWDEGFATDKAYGGGHIAWVVVSSKARKGYHSGTFHQHQSMLKLTLKALGVYSYPGASQTATDMGELFP; encoded by the coding sequence ATGCGCTCCACGCTTTGTTCCCTGCTGGTCGTCCTGTGTGCGATGTTTTCGGAAGCGACGGTGCCGCGCGTGCCGCGCGTGTACGTCGTCGTGCTGGAGAACACGAGCTATGGAAGCGTGGTCGGAAGCTCGTCCATGCCCTACCTGAACTTGCTCGCGAACCAGTACGGGCTCGCGGTGAAGTATTACGGGAACACGCACCCGTCGATCGGCAACTACTTCATGCTGACGACCGGGCAGATCCTCACCAACAACGACTACACCACCAACACGTACGACGTGAACAACGTGGTGCGCCGGCTGCTCACCGCCGGCAGGACGTGGAAGGTCTACGCCGAATCGCTGCCCTACACCGGGTACGTCGGTGGCGACAAGTATCCCTACATCAAGCACCACAACCCGTTCGTCTACTTCACCGACGTAAGGAACTCGAGCGTGCAGCGCAACAACGTCGTGCCGTTCACGCAGTTCCCCACCGACCGCAAGAACGCCGCGCTGCCGAACTACTCGTTCATCGTCCCCAACAACCAGCACAACATGCACGACTGTCCGCCGGGGACGAGCAGCTGCACGCTGGCGCAGAAGGCCAAAGCTGCCGACGACTGGCTGAAGGCCAACCTGGCGCCGCTCGTCAACAGCTCCGCGTTCCAGCAGGGCGGCGACATCCTCATCATCACCTGGGACGAAGGGTTCGCCACCGACAAGGCCTACGGCGGAGGGCACATCGCGTGGGTGGTGGTCAGCTCCAAGGCGCGAAAGGGGTACCACTCCGGCACCTTCCACCAGCACCAGTCGATGCTCAAGCTGACGCTGAAGGCCCTGGGCGTCTACTCGTATCCGGGAGCGTCCCAGACGGCCACCGACATGGGAGAGCTGTTTCCGTAG
- a CDS encoding amidase, with product MANQLDRRAFFAVCSAAGLGSTLFPGVLWAAVHSPQSTVHSGPEPQKKEEPAKPKAITREMIDSAAAVAGISIADEYKDMMLRDLNDQVASYEALRKLELKNSEQLALTFDPVLPGAKKKFETAKRPPRLSKLEPAWLNTRAPKDLEQLAFATVRELGERLRARQFTSVNLTEMYLARLERYNRLLKFGITLTTERALDHARAADRDLARGKLRSPLHGIPWGAKDLLAVKGYPTTWGAGGFEKQVIDEDATVVQRLDAAGAVLVAKLTLGALAMGDKWFGGMTRNPWRPQDQGSSGSSAGSASATAAGCVGFAIGSETLGSISSPSTRCGTTGLRPTFGFVPRTGAMTLCWTWDKLGPITRAVEDCALVMSAIHGPDQQDLDCIHPAAFNWDASFDWRKLRVGYLKSAFDPPKQQENEPTAPPEKPETELSAEERKKKEEERLDAAERKLSREYDRRFLAPTLAALDQMGVKLTAVELPKDFPYGPCILGLSAEAAAAFDDLTRSGRDRLLTQQSIDDWPNGFRVARFIPAVDYLQANRARLRLMRELARIFEQVDVIVTPTTSTQLIATNITGHPAVIVPNGFRGADAPQLRKYEDGGGPGTPVSLTFLGDLFSDARLCAFARAYQEKTGWHRKHPELPRE from the coding sequence ATGGCAAACCAACTCGATCGCCGCGCGTTCTTCGCCGTCTGCTCCGCCGCCGGACTGGGCTCCACGCTGTTCCCGGGCGTCCTGTGGGCGGCAGTCCACAGTCCACAGTCCACGGTCCACAGTGGCCCGGAGCCGCAGAAGAAGGAAGAGCCGGCGAAGCCCAAGGCGATCACGCGGGAGATGATCGACTCCGCGGCCGCCGTCGCCGGCATCAGCATCGCCGACGAATACAAGGACATGATGCTGCGCGACCTGAACGACCAGGTCGCGAGCTACGAGGCGCTGCGCAAGCTGGAGCTGAAGAACTCGGAGCAGCTCGCGCTCACCTTCGATCCGGTCCTGCCCGGCGCGAAGAAGAAGTTCGAGACCGCGAAGCGTCCGCCGCGCCTCTCCAAGCTCGAGCCCGCGTGGCTGAACACGCGCGCGCCCAAGGACCTGGAGCAGCTCGCGTTCGCCACCGTGCGCGAGCTGGGCGAGCGGCTCCGCGCGCGCCAGTTCACCTCCGTCAACCTGACGGAGATGTATCTCGCGCGCCTGGAGCGCTACAACCGTCTGCTCAAGTTCGGGATCACGCTGACCACGGAGCGCGCGCTCGACCACGCCCGCGCCGCCGATCGCGACCTCGCGCGCGGCAAGCTCCGCTCCCCGCTCCACGGCATCCCGTGGGGCGCGAAGGACCTGCTCGCGGTCAAGGGCTACCCGACGACCTGGGGCGCGGGCGGCTTCGAGAAGCAGGTCATCGACGAAGACGCCACGGTCGTGCAGCGCCTCGACGCGGCCGGCGCCGTGCTGGTCGCCAAGCTCACGCTCGGCGCGCTCGCCATGGGCGACAAGTGGTTCGGAGGCATGACCCGCAATCCGTGGCGCCCGCAGGACCAGGGGTCGTCGGGCTCGAGCGCCGGCTCGGCCTCGGCCACCGCAGCCGGCTGCGTCGGCTTCGCCATCGGCTCCGAGACGCTCGGCTCCATCTCGTCGCCGTCCACGCGCTGCGGCACCACCGGGCTCAGGCCGACCTTCGGGTTCGTCCCGCGCACCGGCGCGATGACGCTTTGCTGGACCTGGGACAAGCTCGGCCCGATCACGCGCGCGGTCGAGGACTGCGCGCTGGTGATGAGCGCGATCCACGGTCCCGACCAGCAGGACCTCGACTGCATCCACCCCGCGGCGTTCAACTGGGACGCCAGCTTCGACTGGCGCAAGCTGCGGGTCGGTTACCTGAAGTCGGCGTTCGATCCGCCGAAGCAGCAGGAGAACGAGCCGACGGCGCCACCGGAGAAGCCCGAGACCGAGCTCTCGGCCGAGGAGCGCAAGAAAAAGGAGGAGGAGCGTCTCGACGCGGCGGAGCGCAAGCTCTCGCGCGAGTACGACCGGCGGTTCCTCGCGCCGACGCTCGCCGCGCTCGACCAGATGGGCGTGAAGCTCACCGCGGTCGAGCTGCCCAAGGACTTCCCGTACGGCCCGTGCATCCTGGGGCTGTCGGCCGAAGCCGCGGCGGCGTTCGACGACCTGACGCGTTCCGGCCGCGACCGCCTGCTCACCCAGCAGTCCATCGACGATTGGCCCAACGGCTTCCGCGTCGCGCGCTTCATCCCCGCGGTCGACTACCTCCAGGCCAACCGCGCGCGGCTGCGCCTGATGCGCGAGCTCGCCAGGATCTTCGAGCAGGTGGACGTCATCGTCACGCCGACGACCAGCACGCAGCTCATCGCCACCAACATCACCGGGCACCCGGCGGTCATCGTGCCGAACGGCTTCCGCGGGGCGGACGCACCCCAGCTCCGCAAGTACGAGGACGGCGGCGGCCCCGGCACGCCCGTCTCGCTGACGTTCCTGGGCGACCTGTTCTCCGACGCGCGGTTGTGCGCCTTCGCCCGCGCCTACCAGGAGAAGACCGGGTGGCACCGCAAGCATCCCGAGCTCCCGCGGGAGTAG
- a CDS encoding serine hydrolase domain-containing protein, giving the protein MRPRTAILVPAVFLLALALAASAQQADLLTADQKAAIDRAAEAALKDSGVPSASIAVVKRGQLAYAQAYGLAKLEPATPATTEMRYSIGSVSKQFTATAILMLAEQRKLSLDDPVARFLPRLTRANEVSIRQLLNMTSGYQDYWPQDYVMPNMLQPVTAAALLDQWARKPLDFDPGTKWQYSNTNYVIAGEIVRQAAGQDLVAFLTQRVFTPLAMTSVADIDRAPLPASDPTGYRRFGLGPLRPAPKEGPGWLAAAGELAMTPSDLARWDIAMLQQKLLKPASYHEQQTVGVLKNGATAGYGLGVVIGGATTRRFLSHSGEVSGFTASNTVYPDDHAAIVVLTNQDAVDAGESISNAIARILFTDSDAATAAATERARQIFLALQQGRLDRAQFTDNANFYFSEQALADFKTSLGPLGPPTKFAVTGGKRQRGGMTARRWSVSAGDKSLTVWTFEMPDGKLEQYQVAPE; this is encoded by the coding sequence ATGCGCCCACGCACCGCCATCCTTGTTCCTGCCGTCTTCCTCCTCGCGCTCGCGCTCGCCGCGTCGGCGCAGCAAGCCGACCTGCTCACCGCCGACCAGAAAGCCGCCATCGACCGCGCCGCCGAAGCCGCGCTCAAAGATTCCGGTGTGCCCTCGGCCTCCATCGCCGTCGTCAAGCGCGGACAGCTCGCCTACGCCCAGGCCTACGGCCTCGCCAAGCTCGAGCCCGCCACGCCCGCCACCACGGAGATGCGCTACTCCATCGGCTCCGTCTCCAAGCAGTTCACCGCCACCGCCATCCTGATGCTCGCGGAGCAGCGCAAGCTCTCGCTCGACGACCCGGTCGCGCGCTTCCTGCCACGGCTCACGCGCGCCAACGAGGTCAGCATCCGGCAGCTGCTGAACATGACCTCCGGCTACCAGGACTACTGGCCGCAGGACTACGTCATGCCCAACATGCTCCAGCCCGTCACCGCCGCTGCGCTCCTCGACCAGTGGGCGCGCAAGCCGCTCGACTTCGATCCCGGCACGAAGTGGCAGTACTCCAACACCAACTACGTCATCGCCGGCGAGATCGTCCGCCAAGCCGCCGGCCAGGACCTGGTCGCGTTCCTGACGCAGCGCGTCTTCACGCCGCTCGCCATGACCAGCGTCGCCGACATCGACCGCGCCCCGCTCCCCGCCTCCGACCCCACCGGCTACCGCCGCTTCGGGCTCGGCCCGCTCCGCCCGGCTCCCAAGGAAGGCCCAGGCTGGCTCGCCGCCGCCGGCGAGCTCGCCATGACGCCCTCCGACCTCGCCCGCTGGGACATCGCCATGCTCCAGCAGAAGCTCCTCAAGCCCGCCAGCTACCACGAGCAGCAGACGGTCGGCGTCCTCAAGAACGGCGCCACCGCCGGCTACGGCCTCGGCGTCGTCATCGGCGGCGCCACCACTCGCCGCTTCCTCTCGCACTCCGGCGAGGTCTCCGGCTTCACCGCCTCCAACACCGTCTATCCCGACGACCACGCCGCCATCGTCGTCCTCACCAACCAGGACGCCGTCGACGCCGGCGAGTCCATCAGCAACGCCATCGCCCGCATCCTCTTCACCGACTCCGACGCCGCCACCGCCGCCGCCACCGAGCGCGCCCGCCAGATCTTCCTCGCCCTGCAGCAGGGACGCCTCGACCGCGCGCAGTTCACCGACAACGCCAACTTCTACTTCAGCGAGCAGGCGCTCGCGGACTTCAAGACGTCGCTCGGACCGCTCGGCCCGCCCACGAAGTTCGCGGTCACGGGCGGCAAACGCCAGCGCGGCGGCATGACCGCGCGCCGCTGGAGCGTCTCCGCCGGCGATAAGTCGCTCACCGTCTGGACCTTCGAAATGCCCGACGGCAAGCTCGAGCAGTACCAGGTCGCGCCGGAGTAG
- a CDS encoding VIT domain-containing protein: MKPRYVVIAALLVLTAVLVLGNLPVTHAAPPKPSPLVPGDSGSLQIVGKDGKFAALCPLEHTEVKAEIAGFLARVEVTQEFVNPTDDRIEAVYVFPLPQDAAVNDMTMRVGERVVKGVIRKREEAQQIYEQAKRTGHTAALLDQERPNIFTQSVANILPGEKITITIAYVETLKYEAGSYEFMFPTVVGPRYIPGNRELGRTGGGRVPDTDKVPDASRITPPVAEEGVRAGHDIAIEVKLDAGVPITDLRSELHQIDVERTGASSAVVRLQEQDTIPNKDFILRYSVAGQQIADALLVHAVPPKGSAGLGGGLGTQQTAGYFTFILQPPERVFDDDATPRELVFVLDTSGSMSGFPIEKAKETMALALANLRKNDTFNLITFAGDTRVLFPEPVPATAENLALAQKFLAGRSGGGGTEMMKAIRAALDPTDKQDHVRIVCFMTDGYVGNDMEILGEVQKHPNARVFSFGIGSSVNRFLLDNMAKEGRGEVEYVTLESDGEAAVARFEERVRTPLLTDVTLDWGGLPVADVTPKRPADLFSAKPLVITGRYTQAGHGTLTLRGRRAGQPFERKIAVELPAQQKSNQVLATLWARRQVDDLMARDWKGAQQGSMSKELVAQVTQLGLDYRLMTQFTSFVAVEEMVVTEDGAPRTIQVPVEIPLGVDRSMAVGEPKDGTLYSARQITNLPASSAAGYGRMETVTVEASVPLVETETSQISTTSPGRMMSADELAVAQQATRLSGLELNTIGTSRPVGGGGSGLSKKEKEKLEADQREWKRRQEFQQKHVALSSELLEVAYCMDSKPEAEAQKCVKPEFRVLKVRVALADVSPATLEQLARLGFKVTLKPTTAKLVYGELPAAKLAELAALKEVLFVSRAEPMR; this comes from the coding sequence ATGAAACCGCGTTACGTAGTGATTGCGGCCCTGCTCGTCCTCACCGCGGTACTCGTGCTGGGGAATCTTCCGGTGACGCACGCCGCGCCGCCGAAACCGTCGCCGCTGGTGCCGGGCGACTCGGGCTCGCTGCAGATCGTCGGGAAAGACGGCAAGTTCGCGGCGCTGTGCCCGCTCGAGCACACGGAGGTGAAGGCCGAGATAGCGGGCTTCCTGGCGCGCGTCGAGGTCACGCAGGAATTCGTGAACCCGACGGACGACAGGATCGAGGCGGTGTACGTGTTCCCGCTGCCGCAGGACGCCGCGGTCAACGACATGACGATGCGCGTGGGCGAGCGCGTGGTGAAGGGCGTGATCCGGAAGCGGGAAGAGGCGCAGCAGATCTACGAGCAGGCGAAGCGCACCGGGCACACCGCGGCGCTGCTCGACCAGGAGCGGCCGAACATCTTCACGCAGTCGGTGGCGAACATCCTGCCGGGCGAGAAGATCACCATCACGATCGCGTACGTGGAGACGCTGAAGTACGAGGCGGGATCGTACGAGTTCATGTTCCCGACGGTGGTCGGGCCGCGGTACATCCCCGGGAACAGGGAGCTTGGCCGGACGGGCGGCGGGCGCGTGCCGGACACGGACAAGGTGCCGGACGCCTCGCGCATCACGCCGCCGGTGGCGGAAGAGGGCGTGCGCGCCGGGCACGACATCGCGATCGAGGTGAAGCTCGACGCGGGCGTGCCCATCACCGACCTGCGCAGCGAACTGCACCAGATCGACGTGGAGCGGACGGGGGCGTCGAGCGCGGTGGTGCGGCTGCAAGAGCAGGACACCATCCCGAACAAAGATTTCATACTGCGGTACTCGGTGGCGGGGCAGCAGATCGCGGACGCGCTGCTGGTACACGCCGTCCCGCCGAAGGGGAGTGCGGGGCTGGGCGGCGGGCTGGGGACGCAGCAGACCGCGGGGTACTTCACGTTCATCCTGCAGCCGCCGGAGCGGGTGTTCGACGACGACGCGACGCCGCGCGAGCTGGTGTTCGTGCTCGACACGTCGGGCTCGATGTCGGGGTTCCCGATCGAGAAGGCGAAAGAGACGATGGCGCTGGCGCTGGCGAACCTGAGGAAGAACGACACGTTCAACCTCATCACGTTCGCGGGCGACACGCGCGTGCTGTTTCCGGAGCCGGTGCCGGCCACGGCGGAGAACCTGGCCCTGGCGCAGAAGTTCCTGGCGGGGCGCTCCGGGGGCGGCGGCACGGAGATGATGAAGGCGATCCGGGCGGCGCTCGACCCGACCGACAAGCAGGACCACGTGCGCATCGTGTGCTTCATGACCGACGGCTACGTGGGGAACGACATGGAGATCCTCGGCGAGGTGCAGAAGCACCCGAACGCGCGCGTGTTCTCGTTCGGCATCGGGTCGAGCGTGAACCGCTTCCTGCTCGACAACATGGCGAAGGAAGGGCGCGGGGAGGTGGAGTACGTGACGCTGGAGTCGGACGGCGAGGCGGCGGTGGCGCGCTTCGAGGAGCGCGTGCGCACGCCGCTGCTGACCGACGTCACGCTGGACTGGGGCGGGCTGCCGGTGGCGGACGTGACGCCGAAGCGTCCGGCGGACCTGTTCAGCGCGAAGCCGCTGGTCATCACCGGGCGCTACACGCAGGCGGGGCACGGGACGCTGACGCTGCGCGGGCGGCGGGCGGGGCAGCCGTTCGAGCGCAAGATCGCGGTCGAGTTGCCGGCGCAGCAGAAGTCGAACCAGGTGCTGGCCACGCTGTGGGCGCGGCGGCAGGTGGATGACCTGATGGCGCGCGACTGGAAGGGCGCGCAGCAGGGCAGCATGTCGAAGGAACTGGTGGCGCAGGTCACGCAGCTCGGGCTGGACTACCGGCTGATGACGCAGTTCACGTCGTTCGTCGCGGTGGAGGAGATGGTGGTGACGGAGGACGGCGCGCCGCGGACGATCCAGGTGCCGGTGGAGATCCCGCTGGGAGTCGACCGGAGCATGGCGGTAGGAGAGCCGAAAGACGGAACGCTGTATAGCGCGCGGCAGATCACGAACCTGCCGGCGAGCTCAGCCGCGGGCTATGGGCGGATGGAAACGGTAACGGTGGAAGCGTCGGTGCCGTTGGTCGAGACGGAGACGTCGCAGATCAGCACCACCAGTCCGGGACGCATGATGAGCGCGGACGAACTGGCGGTCGCGCAGCAGGCGACGCGCCTGAGCGGACTCGAGCTGAACACGATCGGCACCTCGCGCCCGGTGGGCGGCGGCGGTTCCGGGCTGAGCAAGAAGGAGAAGGAGAAGCTCGAGGCGGACCAGCGGGAGTGGAAACGGCGGCAGGAGTTCCAGCAGAAGCACGTCGCGCTCTCGAGCGAGCTGCTGGAAGTGGCGTACTGCATGGACTCGAAGCCGGAAGCGGAGGCGCAGAAGTGCGTGAAGCCGGAGTTCCGGGTGCTGAAGGTGCGGGTGGCGCTGGCGGACGTCTCGCCGGCGACGCTGGAGCAACTGGCGCGGCTGGGGTTCAAGGTGACGCTGAAACCAACGACGGCGAAACTCGTCTACGGCGAGTTGCCGGCGGCGAAGCTTGCGGAGTTGGCGGCGTTGAAAGAGGTGCTCTTCGTCTCACGGGCCGAACCTATGCGGTAG
- a CDS encoding glycosyltransferase family 39 protein, producing the protein MRIHLGRPQYIAIGFLLIFLAQALYVAGRQPLAGAELGYLQTGEQRLRGQASDAPHFVSPLIALMAAVPVLADGQTSLTDDDPDPLRWSARLPFLLVGLLLGGSLWYVTRRLYGNAGGYVALALYVFSPAPAISARVGPNLVAMLGVFGIFYISIALAHTFYPDDIGFFRECSPRWRRVLLLAAAIFLALGSAPTTLLLLPLALAFMYYLLPDRRRWWLPLGVILVTTCCALLGLWAVNSFSAAALRQELSLSVGVVSWRVAAEWIQRYFASTLWLTHYPALLLFLLLALAAYLSKRRVRYFGNTAPLLVLTAAWLLAVAGLAPDTLAYGAFPLRALPFVFVFLAGVAADVLELHPRRTVAPMLIALLLSHATLGLLDLKRGGGSPHPFRIGAPDR; encoded by the coding sequence GTGCGCATCCACCTCGGCCGTCCCCAATACATCGCCATCGGCTTCCTGCTCATCTTTCTCGCGCAGGCCCTGTACGTCGCCGGCCGCCAGCCGCTCGCCGGCGCCGAACTCGGCTACCTCCAGACCGGCGAGCAGCGCCTCCGCGGCCAGGCCTCCGACGCGCCCCACTTCGTCTCCCCGCTCATCGCCCTCATGGCCGCCGTCCCCGTGCTCGCCGACGGCCAGACCTCCCTCACCGACGACGACCCCGATCCGCTGCGCTGGTCCGCGCGCCTCCCCTTCCTCCTCGTCGGCCTGCTGCTCGGCGGCTCGCTCTGGTACGTCACCCGCCGCCTCTACGGCAACGCCGGAGGCTACGTCGCGCTCGCTCTCTACGTCTTCTCCCCCGCGCCCGCCATCAGCGCCCGCGTCGGCCCCAACCTCGTCGCCATGCTCGGCGTCTTCGGCATCTTCTATATCTCCATCGCGCTCGCCCACACCTTCTATCCCGACGACATCGGCTTCTTCCGCGAGTGCTCGCCGCGCTGGCGGCGCGTCCTGCTCCTCGCCGCCGCCATCTTCCTCGCGCTCGGCTCCGCCCCCACCACCCTCCTGCTGCTCCCGCTCGCCCTCGCCTTCATGTACTACCTGCTGCCGGACCGCCGCCGCTGGTGGCTCCCGCTCGGCGTCATCCTCGTCACCACCTGCTGCGCGCTCCTCGGACTGTGGGCGGTCAACAGCTTCAGCGCCGCCGCGCTCCGCCAGGAGCTCAGCCTCAGCGTCGGCGTCGTCTCCTGGCGCGTCGCCGCCGAATGGATCCAGCGCTACTTCGCCAGCACCCTCTGGCTCACGCACTATCCCGCGCTCCTGCTCTTCCTCCTGCTCGCGCTCGCGGCCTATCTCAGCAAGCGCCGCGTCCGCTATTTCGGCAACACCGCACCGCTGCTGGTCCTCACCGCCGCCTGGCTCCTCGCCGTCGCCGGCCTCGCGCCCGACACCCTCGCCTACGGCGCCTTCCCGCTGCGCGCGCTCCCGTTCGTCTTCGTCTTCTTGGCCGGCGTCGCCGCCGACGTCCTCGAGCTCCACCCCCGCCGCACCGTCGCCCCCATGCTCATTGCTTTGCTGCTCTCCCACGCCACCCTCGGCCTCCTCGACCTCAAACGCGGCGGCGGCTCCCCCCACCCCTTCCGCATCGGCGCACCCGACCGTTAG
- a CDS encoding STAS domain-containing protein: MPKTVIVKPVGAVDVVQVRGPLKIGHPPLDELKDTFRTLADSNHVNLVVDLSEMPLFDSTGIGVLVLGYTSMKKRGGNVRLSGLADLARKMLKTVGLLGVIEVYETREEALASFAQQGISAA, encoded by the coding sequence ATGCCCAAGACCGTCATCGTCAAACCCGTCGGCGCCGTCGATGTCGTCCAGGTCCGCGGCCCGCTCAAGATCGGCCACCCGCCCCTCGACGAGCTCAAGGATACCTTCCGCACCCTCGCCGACAGCAACCACGTCAACCTGGTCGTCGACCTCAGCGAGATGCCGCTGTTCGATTCCACCGGCATCGGCGTGCTCGTGCTCGGATACACCTCGATGAAGAAGCGCGGCGGCAACGTCCGGCTCTCCGGCCTCGCCGACCTCGCGCGCAAGATGCTCAAGACCGTCGGCCTGCTCGGCGTCATCGAGGTCTACGAGACGCGCGAGGAGGCGCTCGCCTCCTTCGCCCAGCAAGGCATCAGCGCAGCCTGA